In Sporosarcina psychrophila, a genomic segment contains:
- the hprK gene encoding HPr(Ser) kinase/phosphatase, producing MKTITIEEIVNTFSLEVLSGHDQLHRIIKKSKVRRPGLEFMDIFDFIAKEHVQILGKNEVNYLHTLTFEECMLRIANIVQYAPPCIIITSQQEEPLGLIQYCTEEKIPVLRTRDSTSELSAKLDAYVVKAMAPEIAIHGVCVNVSGMGILLRGKSGVGKSETAHTLIGRGHRLVADDVVVLKKLSPQTLLGTHDENSKEFLALRSIGLLNVVRLYGRAAFQDETRIALDIELTKWKENDLNNELEQETKFVEYMDVQIPHIQIQLQPGRDIAGLIEAAANNWYLKQQGYSAVEEFMKRIESDTP from the coding sequence ATGAAAACGATTACGATTGAAGAGATAGTCAATACGTTTTCATTGGAAGTGTTAAGCGGACACGACCAATTGCATCGTATTATAAAAAAATCCAAAGTGCGTCGTCCAGGATTAGAGTTTATGGATATATTTGACTTTATTGCAAAAGAACATGTTCAAATTCTGGGGAAAAATGAAGTTAATTACCTTCATACGCTGACGTTTGAGGAGTGTATGCTACGGATTGCAAATATTGTTCAATATGCGCCCCCATGTATCATCATTACATCCCAGCAGGAAGAGCCACTGGGCCTGATTCAATACTGTACGGAAGAGAAAATTCCGGTGTTACGTACTCGTGATTCCACGAGTGAATTGAGTGCGAAATTAGATGCGTATGTTGTGAAAGCAATGGCTCCAGAAATTGCAATACACGGCGTTTGCGTCAATGTATCGGGAATGGGTATTCTACTCCGCGGCAAGTCTGGTGTAGGGAAAAGCGAGACGGCTCATACATTGATTGGTCGGGGACATCGGCTTGTAGCAGATGATGTCGTGGTGTTGAAAAAGCTTAGCCCACAAACATTACTCGGCACGCACGACGAAAACAGCAAAGAATTTCTTGCGTTGCGTAGTATTGGCTTGTTAAATGTGGTGCGCCTTTATGGAAGAGCCGCTTTCCAGGATGAAACGCGGATTGCACTGGACATCGAATTGACTAAGTGGAAAGAAAATGACTTGAATAATGAATTAGAGCAGGAAACGAAGTTTGTGGAATACATGGACGTCCAGATTCCGCATATCCAAATTCAACTTCAACCGGGGCGTGATATCGCAGGTTTGATTGAAGCCGCGGCGAATAACTGGTATTTAAAGCAGCAAGGTTATAGCGCAGTAGAGGAATTCATGAAACGGATTGAGTCAGATACGCCTTAG
- a CDS encoding ParM/StbA family protein: MTETRIAAIDVGNDSLKAIFGKLEAELNIPNVIAQDIADRPIIGIEELDNQEPTDGIHIRLHSPTLKDNNAIYRVGNLATKSGNSTELDPGSNKSEEDQTLVMLFAALAIDAARDENKGIFKRNNNVIEATYTLGTGLPLREVKEGKDVGYRSQLLSSVHQVEFLVTPKYQGIKVNIKFDEVKVYPEGFAAFINLVMDNNLNIINKELIDKQILIQDIGGLSTDVAVIRNRKVDDDKAQGFNLGVSESLDAIREEIYVRHGVELDSRLDVVDIITKKNNRNHIMVKGSRTSVHDIVDRILLELAKKQYRHLRNVWARNSQSEICYFIGGGSIVLKDYLKTLNNSLDGYNIDFFEDEKESVWMMANAYYKLISDFAKKNQQVKIKEEEKLVKTK, encoded by the coding sequence ATGACAGAAACACGTATTGCAGCAATTGACGTAGGAAACGATTCATTAAAAGCCATTTTCGGTAAATTGGAAGCAGAACTCAATATACCCAATGTAATTGCACAAGATATTGCAGATCGTCCGATTATCGGCATTGAAGAACTAGACAACCAAGAGCCTACTGATGGCATTCATATTCGTTTGCACTCTCCAACATTAAAAGATAACAACGCTATTTACCGTGTTGGGAATCTTGCTACGAAAAGTGGTAATTCAACTGAACTAGATCCAGGTAGCAACAAATCTGAGGAAGATCAAACTTTGGTGATGTTGTTCGCGGCACTTGCAATAGATGCAGCTCGTGATGAGAATAAAGGTATTTTTAAACGTAATAATAATGTAATTGAAGCTACGTATACACTAGGTACAGGACTTCCACTGAGAGAAGTAAAGGAAGGGAAAGACGTTGGTTATCGTTCCCAATTACTTAGCTCTGTTCACCAAGTAGAGTTTTTGGTTACACCTAAATATCAAGGTATAAAAGTAAATATTAAATTTGATGAAGTAAAGGTTTATCCGGAAGGTTTTGCTGCGTTTATCAACCTTGTAATGGATAATAATTTAAACATCATTAATAAAGAATTAATCGATAAACAAATCTTGATACAAGACATCGGTGGGTTATCAACGGATGTTGCGGTCATTAGGAATCGTAAAGTTGATGATGATAAGGCGCAAGGCTTTAACTTGGGTGTTTCAGAGTCTCTGGATGCAATTCGAGAAGAAATTTATGTTAGACATGGCGTAGAGTTGGACAGTCGTCTAGATGTTGTGGATATTATAACGAAGAAAAATAACCGTAATCATATTATGGTAAAAGGAAGCCGGACAAGTGTTCATGACATTGTAGATCGGATTCTCTTGGAGTTAGCGAAAAAGCAATACCGCCATTTACGGAATGTATGGGCAAGAAACTCGCAATCTGAGATTTGCTATTTCATCGGCGGAGGCTCTATTGTCCTTAAAGACTATCTTAAAACGTTAAATAATAGCTTAGATGGTTATAATATCGATTTCTTTGAAGATGAAAAAGAAAGTGTTTGGATGATGGCCAACGCTTATTACAAGTTAATTTCAGACTTTGCGAAAAAAAATCAACAAGTCAAAATTAAAGAAGAAGAAAAGTTAGTTAAAACAAAGTAA
- a CDS encoding ABC transporter ATP-binding protein: MLKLQNVSKQFDDKLVLDGINIEIKAGEIVSLLGPSGSGKTTLLHIILGLTSMDSGKIIFNDMDLSNVAMKDRGFNIVFQDYALFPNLNAYENIVYGLRNKKGLVSEEEIQEYIDFLELKPHLTKKIGELSGGQKQRVSIARTLVMKPKILLLDEPLSALDGVIKESIKQRIKSISREFKLTTIIVTHDPEEALTLSDKVLIINDGSISQFGTPTEIINQPSTDFVKEFILKQLQIKRENIYNLFGEQYA; this comes from the coding sequence TTGCTGAAATTACAAAATGTTAGCAAGCAATTCGATGATAAATTAGTTTTAGATGGCATAAACATTGAGATTAAGGCAGGGGAAATTGTTTCACTACTAGGCCCGAGTGGCAGTGGTAAAACGACTTTATTACATATTATTTTAGGGTTAACAAGTATGGATAGTGGAAAAATTATTTTTAATGATATGGATTTGAGTAACGTAGCGATGAAGGATCGTGGATTTAATATCGTATTTCAAGACTATGCGCTTTTTCCTAATCTAAATGCGTACGAAAATATAGTCTATGGTTTGAGAAATAAGAAGGGGCTAGTATCTGAAGAGGAAATTCAAGAGTACATTGATTTTTTGGAATTAAAACCGCATTTAACAAAGAAAATTGGGGAATTATCAGGTGGCCAGAAACAACGGGTATCCATCGCAAGAACGCTCGTTATGAAGCCGAAAATATTATTATTGGATGAACCTTTGAGTGCATTGGACGGTGTCATAAAGGAATCGATTAAGCAGCGCATTAAATCCATTTCCAGAGAATTTAAGTTGACGACGATTATTGTGACGCATGACCCAGAAGAGGCATTAACGTTGTCGGACAAAGTTTTAATTATTAATGACGGTAGTATTTCACAATTTGGCACGCCTACTGAAATTATCAACCAGCCTTCTACTGATTTCGTAAAAGAATTTATTCTTAAGCAATTACAGATTAAGAGAGAAAATATCTATAACTTATTTGGTGAACAATATGCCTAA
- a CDS encoding ABC transporter permease subunit: MPNVKPAMRVIYIPVILLFVAFLLVPLGMLFIRSFETSQGFSFSNYISALSNKELLESIGNSIKISSLTAVITTVLGFTLAYAVNCTRIYKPLKSAIKMGILIPMLLPTITYGFAIIYSFGNQGFITKIVGRNLVEIYGFNGLLIGYVIYTLPAAFLLINNAFKYVDKKFIIVSKLMGDGVIRSFKNTIVRPLVGTLGGAFVLSFILSFTDFGIPASVGGSYSVVATQLYQVMLGSIPDFNNGAAIAVIMLIPAVFGVLLLNYLEKLNFHYDKFTDTELTPHKGRDACFGIISLVVLLAMLSVFAVMFIAPFVNSYPYDFTFTFKHLMDTFQSNNLLAVYKNSVYVALLTAVFGTLVAYCSAVLNARTTVKWKSSIDIVSMMTNTIPGMVLGLSYLLLFNGSSLKGTFLIIVLSNIVHFFTTPYLMAKNALSKMNPTWETTGELLGDSWLKTIYRVILPNSASTVIEMFSYYFINAMVTISGIIFLVTAQTSLVASKIKELQHFGKFNEVFILSLLIFFTNLAVKLLCDHFQKRPFKQL, translated from the coding sequence ATGCCTAATGTAAAACCGGCGATGCGCGTTATTTATATCCCAGTCATCTTGTTATTCGTCGCCTTTCTATTAGTACCTCTTGGCATGTTGTTTATCCGTTCTTTTGAAACAAGTCAGGGGTTCAGTTTTTCAAATTACATATCCGCTTTATCGAATAAAGAATTGCTAGAGTCCATTGGCAACAGCATTAAAATTTCCAGCCTTACCGCTGTGATTACAACGGTTTTAGGATTTACCCTGGCTTACGCCGTCAATTGTACAAGAATCTACAAGCCGTTAAAAAGCGCGATTAAAATGGGGATTCTTATTCCGATGTTGCTGCCTACCATTACATATGGATTTGCGATTATCTATTCTTTTGGTAACCAAGGGTTTATTACCAAGATTGTCGGCCGAAATTTAGTTGAGATTTACGGATTTAACGGTTTACTGATAGGCTATGTGATTTATACGTTACCGGCGGCATTTCTGCTGATTAATAATGCTTTCAAGTATGTTGACAAAAAGTTTATCATCGTTTCAAAGTTGATGGGTGACGGTGTGATAAGGAGTTTTAAGAACACAATTGTTCGTCCGTTAGTGGGAACTTTAGGAGGTGCTTTTGTACTTTCCTTCATTTTAAGCTTTACAGATTTCGGTATACCTGCCTCAGTCGGTGGGAGTTATTCTGTTGTAGCGACTCAGTTATACCAAGTCATGCTCGGTTCTATTCCGGATTTTAATAATGGTGCGGCCATTGCGGTTATCATGTTAATCCCAGCTGTGTTTGGTGTTTTACTCTTAAACTATCTCGAGAAACTTAATTTTCATTATGACAAGTTTACCGACACAGAGTTGACTCCGCATAAGGGAAGAGACGCATGTTTTGGGATTATCTCATTAGTTGTGTTACTAGCAATGCTATCAGTGTTTGCTGTCATGTTCATTGCGCCATTTGTTAACAGTTATCCGTACGATTTTACGTTTACGTTTAAACATCTTATGGACACATTCCAATCAAATAATCTATTGGCTGTCTATAAAAACTCAGTTTATGTTGCACTATTGACGGCAGTGTTTGGTACGTTAGTTGCGTATTGTTCAGCTGTGTTAAATGCTCGTACGACTGTGAAATGGAAATCATCCATTGATATCGTTTCGATGATGACGAACACGATACCAGGTATGGTGTTAGGTTTATCGTATTTGCTACTTTTTAACGGTAGTAGTTTGAAGGGAACCTTTCTAATTATCGTTCTCAGTAACATTGTCCATTTCTTTACAACACCCTATTTAATGGCGAAAAACGCTTTATCCAAAATGAATCCGACTTGGGAAACGACTGGAGAGTTACTGGGGGACAGCTGGTTAAAGACCATCTATCGAGTCATTCTTCCAAACTCAGCATCGACGGTTATTGAAATGTTTAGCTATTATTTTATCAATGCAATGGTGACCATTAGCGGGATTATCTTTTTGGTCACAGCGCAAACGTCATTGGTAGCAAGCAAAATTAAAGAACTACAGCATTTTGGGAAATTCAATGAAGTATTTATTTTATCTCTGCTTATCTTCTTTACAAACCTAGCAGTCAAATTGCTTTGTGATCACTTTCAAAAAAGGCCATTCAAACAGTTGTGA
- a CDS encoding extracellular solute-binding protein encodes MKVFVLSLIALSLVFMWVGRNSGKADEGKVVIYTNGDEAASEAMEGALNEAGYEGQYVLQSLGTSELGGKLMAEGDKIEADVVTMSSYFIESAQQQHTMFQDLTFSTNALEQNPPYYAPILGNTGSIFINTEVLKQKGLPMPTSIKDLAKPEFKGLVSIPNIMDSSTGWLLVQAIISEYGEQDGKKVLQDLIANTGPHLESSGSGPIKKVQAGEVAAGFGLRYQAVMAKESGLPIEYVDPIEGNFSLTESIAVVNKDDATTSLAMDMAKIITENARKELLTHYPVALYDGETVMDVNKPAHAMQFEHPLTVELLQQHQEFFKSAN; translated from the coding sequence ATGAAGGTATTCGTATTGTCTCTAATTGCTTTGAGTTTAGTGTTTATGTGGGTAGGTCGTAACAGTGGAAAAGCGGATGAAGGAAAGGTTGTCATTTATACAAATGGGGATGAAGCGGCTTCTGAAGCTATGGAAGGTGCACTGAATGAAGCGGGGTATGAAGGGCAATACGTGCTCCAATCGTTAGGAACTTCCGAATTAGGCGGGAAACTGATGGCAGAGGGCGATAAAATCGAAGCCGATGTTGTGACGATGAGTTCTTATTTCATCGAAAGTGCTCAACAACAACACACCATGTTTCAGGATTTAACGTTTAGTACAAATGCGTTGGAACAAAATCCGCCCTATTACGCGCCGATTTTAGGCAATACAGGGTCCATTTTCATCAATACAGAAGTACTCAAACAAAAGGGTTTGCCGATGCCGACTTCCATAAAAGATTTGGCGAAACCCGAGTTTAAGGGGTTGGTGTCGATACCAAACATTATGGATTCTTCAACTGGCTGGCTGCTAGTCCAAGCGATTATTAGCGAATATGGGGAACAAGACGGTAAAAAGGTCCTTCAAGATTTAATTGCCAATACGGGTCCGCATCTTGAAAGTTCGGGCTCGGGGCCAATTAAGAAAGTGCAAGCTGGTGAAGTGGCTGCTGGTTTTGGTTTGCGTTATCAGGCAGTAATGGCTAAAGAATCTGGATTACCGATTGAGTATGTCGATCCAATTGAAGGGAACTTTTCACTTACAGAATCAATTGCAGTTGTGAATAAAGACGATGCAACAACGAGTTTAGCAATGGATATGGCCAAAATCATTACTGAAAATGCTCGAAAAGAGTTGCTGACACATTATCCGGTTGCGCTTTACGATGGTGAAACAGTGATGGATGTGAACAAACCGGCTCATGCCATGCAATTTGAACACCCACTAACTGTCGAACTCTTACAGCAGCATCAAGAGTTCTTTAAATCAGCTAACTAA
- the phnW gene encoding 2-aminoethylphosphonate--pyruvate transaminase yields MNTYKLLTPGPLTTTSTVKREMLLDRCTWEQDYKEITQKIRSKLLEFAYATKEEYTTVLMQGSGSFVVESVLTTAISRDDKVLIVTNGAYGERIVKMAQYIGLNYVVYSVAYNDYPKEDEIRRILEDDQEITHIVMVHCETTTGILNPIEMISNLSKEQGKTLIIDAMSSFGGMEINVTELEIDYLISSANKCIQGVPGFGFVIAKLEKLVVCEGNARSLSLDLYDQWKEMDQNGKWRYTSPTHVVAAFAKALEELVEEGGIPARFSRYQHNNRLLRERFKQVNIHAYISVEKQSPIITTFLFPNEQFDFEAFYSFIKDRGYVIYPGKLTDVDTFRIGNIGEIYEEDIEELCVGVEEYMKVVAK; encoded by the coding sequence ATGAATACGTATAAATTATTAACGCCAGGTCCGTTGACGACTACAAGTACGGTGAAACGAGAAATGCTCCTCGATCGTTGTACGTGGGAGCAAGACTATAAAGAAATCACACAAAAAATCAGATCTAAACTTCTTGAATTTGCTTATGCTACAAAAGAAGAATATACGACTGTACTCATGCAAGGAAGCGGTTCGTTTGTCGTTGAATCGGTACTGACGACTGCTATTTCAAGAGATGATAAAGTGCTGATTGTAACGAACGGTGCTTATGGCGAACGTATTGTGAAAATGGCTCAGTATATTGGACTGAATTACGTAGTATATAGCGTGGCATACAATGACTATCCAAAGGAAGATGAAATAAGACGTATTTTAGAAGATGATCAAGAAATTACACATATCGTAATGGTTCATTGTGAGACAACGACAGGTATTTTAAATCCAATTGAGATGATTTCAAACTTATCGAAGGAACAAGGAAAAACATTAATCATTGATGCGATGAGCAGCTTTGGTGGGATGGAAATCAATGTAACTGAACTCGAAATTGATTATTTAATTAGCAGCGCAAATAAATGCATCCAAGGGGTCCCTGGGTTTGGTTTTGTAATCGCCAAACTTGAGAAGCTTGTTGTGTGTGAGGGCAATGCACGTAGTTTGTCGCTGGATTTATATGATCAGTGGAAAGAGATGGATCAGAATGGGAAATGGCGTTATACATCACCAACCCATGTAGTAGCTGCATTCGCAAAAGCATTGGAAGAATTAGTTGAAGAAGGCGGCATTCCAGCTAGATTTTCCCGTTATCAACATAATAATCGCTTGTTAAGAGAGCGATTTAAACAAGTGAATATCCATGCCTATATCTCAGTTGAAAAACAATCGCCCATTATTACAACCTTCCTTTTTCCAAATGAACAATTCGACTTTGAAGCGTTCTATTCGTTTATCAAAGACAGAGGTTATGTCATTTATCCAGGCAAGCTGACGGACGTAGATACTTTCCGCATTGGCAATATAGGTGAGATCTATGAAGAAGATATAGAGGAATTATGTGTTGGTGTAGAAGAGTATATGAAAGTGGTGGCAAAATGA
- the phnX gene encoding phosphonoacetaldehyde hydrolase: MNKVEGVILDWAGTTVDFGCFAPVNVFVDIFKDAGIDVTMGEAREPMGMLKIDHIRAMLSMPRIAVLWEEKYGREFNEQDVEKLYAEFVPALMSSLSAYTDPIPGVIETMDVLRSRGLKIGSTTGYTSTMMDVVVSNALKKGYYPDTFITPDDTDSIGRPHPYMIYRNMEQLKLSASWKVVKVGDTISDIKEGVNAGVWSVGVIIGSSEMGLSLEEFSGLSEADKETVISKTEDTFMQNGADFTIQTMRELPQLIDHINSLISDGKRPNSRLALVLV; the protein is encoded by the coding sequence ATGAATAAAGTAGAAGGCGTCATATTGGATTGGGCTGGGACAACAGTGGATTTTGGCTGTTTTGCACCTGTAAATGTATTTGTTGATATCTTTAAAGATGCTGGTATAGACGTGACAATGGGAGAAGCGAGAGAGCCAATGGGGATGCTGAAAATAGATCATATACGCGCTATGTTATCCATGCCTAGAATAGCTGTATTATGGGAAGAAAAGTATGGAAGAGAATTTAACGAACAAGATGTAGAAAAGTTATATGCGGAATTTGTACCTGCGTTGATGTCTTCATTATCAGCATATACGGATCCAATTCCAGGAGTTATAGAGACAATGGACGTATTAAGAAGTCGAGGATTGAAAATCGGATCGACAACGGGCTATACAAGTACAATGATGGATGTCGTCGTTTCGAATGCGTTGAAAAAGGGGTATTACCCAGATACTTTTATTACCCCTGATGATACAGATTCGATTGGAAGACCGCATCCTTATATGATCTATCGGAATATGGAGCAGCTAAAACTATCAGCATCCTGGAAGGTAGTAAAAGTAGGCGATACGATTTCAGATATTAAAGAGGGTGTAAACGCGGGTGTTTGGTCAGTTGGCGTCATTATTGGAAGCTCTGAAATGGGACTAAGTTTAGAAGAATTTTCTGGTCTATCAGAAGCTGACAAAGAAACTGTGATCTCTAAAACAGAAGATACCTTCATGCAAAATGGCGCTGATTTTACAATTCAGACGATGCGTGAACTTCCGCAGCTTATAGATCATATAAATAGTCTTATTTCGGATGGTAAGCGGCCTAATTCAAGATTAGCATTGGTGCTTGTATAG
- a CDS encoding histidine phosphatase family protein, translating into MEKIIYIVRHCSAEGQAPHAELTAEGILQAGQLVAFFEDIEVDRIITSPFSRARQTGWPIAERKKLHVEVDSRLMERVLSSMDFEDWLIKLEDTFFDLHLKYEGGESSSEAISRVCDVVDELGDGSRTVLVTHGNLMALLLSCYDERFDFGQWQALTNPDVYVIRIKDGDSEVERIWGSE; encoded by the coding sequence ATGGAAAAAATAATATACATCGTGCGTCATTGCTCCGCAGAAGGACAGGCACCACACGCGGAATTGACTGCTGAAGGGATTCTGCAGGCGGGTCAGCTTGTAGCGTTTTTCGAAGATATCGAAGTGGATCGGATTATTACGAGTCCGTTTTCTCGTGCACGTCAGACGGGCTGGCCTATAGCTGAGCGGAAGAAGTTGCATGTAGAGGTGGATAGTCGGCTTATGGAGCGCGTGCTAAGTTCAATGGATTTCGAGGATTGGTTGATAAAGCTGGAAGATACGTTTTTTGACCTTCATCTAAAATATGAGGGTGGGGAATCTTCGAGTGAAGCGATATCGAGGGTCTGTGATGTTGTGGATGAGCTGGGTGACGGTTCGCGGACAGTGCTTGTGACACACGGGAATTTAATGGCGCTATTATTAAGTTGTTATGATGAACGATTCGATTTTGGGCAGTGGCAGGCACTGACGAATCCAGACGTGTATGTTATACGGATTAAGGATGGGGACTCAGAAGTGGAAAGAATTTGGGGTTCTGAATAA
- the thiD gene encoding bifunctional hydroxymethylpyrimidine kinase/phosphomethylpyrimidine kinase translates to MVRVALTIAGSDSGGGAGIQADLKTFQELGVFGTSALTAVTAQNTFGVTAIQPVDTAIIKAQIQAVIEDFDVKAIKTGMLFSTEIIYAVGEAFHWSGIPLVIDPVMIAKGGASLLERQAVEALKTVLVPLAAIVTPNIPEAEVLAGMEIKTNEDIERAAKHIIALGAGAVLIKGGHRKEAPYAEDLFMGADGERFSVRAPWIDTKDTHGTGCTYSAALTAFLANGETAANAVVSAKCFIHAAIEDGLKIGGGHGPTNHWAYGRRGNKTMEGVVVYG, encoded by the coding sequence ATGGTACGTGTGGCATTGACAATTGCGGGGTCGGATAGTGGTGGTGGTGCGGGTATTCAGGCAGACTTGAAGACGTTCCAAGAATTGGGTGTTTTCGGTACGTCGGCACTGACAGCGGTGACAGCGCAAAATACATTTGGAGTGACGGCGATACAGCCGGTTGACACCGCTATTATTAAAGCGCAAATACAGGCAGTTATTGAAGATTTTGATGTTAAAGCGATTAAGACAGGGATGCTCTTTTCGACAGAAATTATCTATGCAGTGGGAGAGGCGTTTCATTGGAGCGGAATTCCACTTGTCATTGATCCGGTAATGATTGCGAAAGGGGGTGCTTCATTGCTAGAAAGACAGGCGGTTGAAGCGTTGAAGACTGTACTTGTACCTCTTGCAGCTATTGTTACACCTAATATTCCAGAAGCAGAAGTGCTTGCAGGAATGGAAATAAAGACGAATGAAGACATAGAACGAGCGGCGAAACATATAATAGCGTTGGGCGCGGGGGCGGTTCTTATTAAAGGGGGCCACCGGAAAGAAGCGCCTTATGCGGAAGATCTGTTCATGGGGGCTGACGGGGAACGGTTCTCGGTTCGCGCACCATGGATTGATACGAAAGATACGCATGGAACAGGGTGTACGTATTCGGCGGCACTGACAGCGTTTTTGGCAAATGGGGAAACGGCAGCGAATGCAGTTGTTTCTGCAAAATGTTTTATCCACGCAGCAATTGAAGATGGACTTAAAATTGGTGGCGGCCATGGTCCGACGAATCACTGGGCATATGGACGCCGCGGTAACAAGACAATGGAAGGGGTTGTAGTTTATGGATAA
- the thiE gene encoding thiamine phosphate synthase has product MDKQTVNLYFIMGTVNLAGRDPLHVLEEALKGGITSFQLREKGPGALTGEELKAFAQACQQLCEQYSVPFIVNDDIGLAIEIGADGIHIGQEDGYISAVRDKVGPDMLIGVSTHNVTEAIAAADAGADYIGLGPVYETQTKMDTQPVIGIETIREVASLLPGLPIVAIGGISERRAGAIIKAGASGVAVISAISGEEDPGEAASRLKGAVLLSLTGIEM; this is encoded by the coding sequence ATGGATAAGCAAACAGTTAACTTATATTTCATCATGGGTACAGTGAATTTGGCGGGACGCGACCCGTTACATGTCTTAGAAGAGGCGCTAAAGGGTGGTATAACGAGCTTTCAATTACGTGAAAAAGGGCCTGGTGCATTAACGGGTGAAGAATTGAAGGCTTTTGCACAAGCGTGTCAGCAATTATGTGAACAATATAGTGTACCTTTCATTGTCAATGATGATATAGGTCTTGCGATTGAAATTGGTGCAGACGGTATTCATATCGGGCAGGAAGACGGATATATTTCAGCAGTGCGTGACAAGGTTGGTCCAGACATGCTAATAGGTGTTTCTACGCATAATGTAACAGAAGCGATTGCGGCAGCTGATGCAGGGGCTGATTATATCGGTCTAGGTCCAGTTTATGAGACACAGACGAAAATGGATACGCAACCGGTTATTGGTATCGAGACAATTAGGGAAGTGGCGTCGTTGTTACCTGGCTTACCAATTGTTGCGATTGGCGGAATTTCAGAACGCAGAGCCGGTGCTATCATTAAAGCGGGTGCGTCAGGGGTAGCGGTTATTTCTGCAATTTCTGGTGAAGAAGATCCTGGAGAAGCAGCAAGTCGTTTAAAAGGAGCGGTCCTTCTTTCATTAACAGGTATTGAAATGTAA
- a CDS encoding DUF3238 domain-containing protein, whose product MKKKLFEIQTVLHKADLIYFTWNDVGGTYKVYRDGHHLYEGTVSEFSDGDFKHAKLYNYVIERVEDGIVIDVIALQTSAFAEQKNKESPLQSLVMTTIVAKTQIALSWEEIKDVAEYDVYRNGTHMTTAVGNSYIDRDFSLDEIYTYTIKSKRSLAKSEERFNVFQSIVSTVFGLLNPVSSKAEAAIEQFSVTKSIAKPRELLTPVQDRVRLPNVDRWGFRYMTFLQGDWVLNPNLLSRNRYFKGDDRGFDSNGASYRTRVDVELAYDLERSPLTFTRDVGPSIVYDAFKRFRKQATASHDGITLKRTNHGEDEAGFHLLHAVGNPLTTAPDINYEVRAVMRRDGTFDMTGYHDQAPHHEIYLMRGEENEWKPIHQAESKGLAWMSEVIAWQYWRISNFE is encoded by the coding sequence ATGAAAAAGAAACTGTTTGAAATACAAACCGTTTTGCATAAGGCAGATCTAATCTATTTCACATGGAATGATGTCGGCGGAACCTACAAAGTCTATAGAGACGGGCATCATTTGTATGAAGGAACGGTCTCTGAATTTAGTGACGGTGATTTCAAGCATGCGAAACTATATAATTACGTAATCGAACGTGTTGAGGATGGTATTGTGATTGACGTTATTGCATTGCAAACGTCAGCATTTGCTGAACAGAAAAACAAAGAAAGTCCGCTTCAGTCACTTGTCATGACAACGATTGTCGCAAAGACACAAATTGCATTGTCTTGGGAGGAAATTAAAGATGTCGCTGAATATGATGTCTACCGAAATGGGACGCATATGACAACGGCGGTCGGTAATTCTTACATCGACAGGGATTTTTCGTTGGATGAAATCTATACGTATACGATTAAATCTAAGCGTTCACTTGCGAAGTCGGAAGAACGATTCAACGTCTTTCAGTCGATTGTCTCCACTGTTTTTGGGCTGTTGAATCCGGTTTCGTCGAAGGCAGAAGCGGCGATTGAACAGTTTTCGGTGACAAAATCCATTGCCAAGCCGAGGGAGTTGCTGACGCCTGTTCAAGACAGAGTTCGTCTCCCGAATGTAGATAGGTGGGGATTCCGCTACATGACGTTTTTGCAGGGTGACTGGGTGTTGAATCCGAATCTTTTATCGCGAAATCGTTATTTTAAAGGGGATGACAGGGGATTCGATTCAAATGGAGCCAGTTATCGGACCCGAGTGGACGTCGAACTGGCATATGACCTTGAACGTTCTCCGTTGACGTTTACAAGGGATGTTGGGCCATCGATTGTCTATGATGCTTTTAAGCGCTTTAGGAAACAAGCAACCGCTTCACACGATGGGATTACGTTGAAACGGACAAATCACGGGGAAGACGAAGCGGGATTTCATCTTCTGCATGCTGTCGGCAATCCCCTTACAACGGCCCCTGACATTAACTATGAAGTGCGAGCAGTTATGAGGCGGGACGGAACGTTTGATATGACGGGTTACCACGATCAGGCGCCCCATCATGAGATTTACCTGATGCGCGGTGAAGAGAATGAATGGAAACCAATTCACCAAGCGGAAAGTAAGGGGCTCGCGTGGATGTCCGAGGTAATTGCTTGGCAGTACTGGCGAATCTCTAATTTTGAATAG